The sequence below is a genomic window from Methanosarcinales archaeon Met12.
AACGCCTACTCCAACACCAGAACCCACGCCAGTTGAAATAGAACCGACGCCCACGCCAGTGCCTACACCAGTGCCAACTCCAACACCAGAGCCCGAACCAGAGCCTGAACTCAAACCATGGTATGTGATTCCAGGATTTGGAGCGATATTCGCAATCCTCGGGCTGCTTGCGGTAGCATATCTGCTCAGAAGAGGGCGATTGTAAATAGAGAACTCAGAAGATAACAGAGAGCGAAAAATCCTGATCAGTCTTACATCGATCACAATACTTAAATAGTTTAACGTTAAACTAGATGACGAAAAATGACCTTTGAAGCCAAAACGCTGAAAATAGGTAGTTCTATTGGAGTGCTAATCCCCAAAGAAGTTGTGGAGGGGGATAAAATCGTGGTCGGGGAACGAATTGAGTTAGCTATCGTGAGTAGGAGAAGAAAGAACGCCATTGAAAGGACATTTGCCATCGCAAAAGGAGCAAAAGGCTTTTTCCGATTAGATCACCTCGATAGGGAGCTCTAGATGTTTCTCGATAGCAGTGCTGTTATCGAGCATTTCATAGGCTCTAGTAAGGGTAAAAGGGTTAAAGAGATCTTAACCACAGAATCTTGCTATGCGTCATCCATCAGTCTCTCAGAAATAGCATTGTGGTGCTACAGAGAAGGGGAAAATGTAGATTATTTCTTCAAAGAAACTAAGGAAATAGTAGACATTTTAGATCTTAGTGAGGAGATCTATAAAGAGGGTGCTCGTATAACCTTTGAAAGGAAAAAGGTAAATGAGAACTTTGGCTTAATGGATGGTCTCATCTTAGCATGTGCCAGAAGCATCAGGCAAAAACTTCTTACAAGAGACCCCCATTTTAAGGGACTGGATGATGTGATCATACTATAGAGATTATGATGCATGTCCTGCAGAACCAAAGTCATGAATCCCAGAATTTGAAGTTGTACTTACAACCCCTGGGACTCCTAGCAGTCGCATATCTACTCAGAAGAAGGCGATGAAGGGAATCCTTGTTACCACATCCACTCCCTGCTCAACACGGCTATCTTATCGAAATCAGTATCCTCTGAGATAATTGTATAGCTGCCATGAGTTATGGCACATGCGGCATGGATTGCATCTCTTGGATCGAGTTTGTATTGTTTGATCAGAGCTAATGATTCCCATAACACTTCGTCATCCACGCTGATAAACGTGAGATTTGGCATCGTCAGAAAAGCCTCTCCAGCTCGCAAGGCGGCATTGAAGCTCTTCTCCTTTTTGACCTTCCAGAATACCTCATCAAATGTCAGTGCAGATGTCGCTGCTATCCGCTCTCCAACTTTTACATTCTCCAACAGATTTCTAGCCCACTCTCCTCTCTCATCTGCGTACAGAATCGCATAGATGAGGACGGTAGAATCCAGATATATCAACCTAATCGCTCCTCAAGCTCCTCCTCATGCGATTCATGCGGATGTATCCTTCTAGTGAAAAGTGGGGCAGACTTCGCAATCTCCCGAAATATTTTAATACTATCGTCCCTGGGCTTTTCAAGAATGAGTTTGTCGCTCTCTATCTTGAATATCACCTCAGATCGTGGAAATATTTTTAGCGCTTTCCTGAATACCTGTGGAATGACCACCTGCCCTTTTGGTCCAACCTTCATTTCTATCTCTAGCATTCCTACACCTAGTTATACCTATGTATTACTGCTATTTATACTCTTGGAAGTGCGTCACGTTCATCTCTGCCCTTCAGTCATTCGTGCAAGAGGCATGGTGAGTATGCCGAGCGTGACTGCGATGATGCCCGCGATGAATATCGCATCGAATATGCCTGCGCCGCCTATCGATAGAACGGTCAACGTGGGCGATTGATATGCCAATATCTCATTTAGTCTAACCACATCGGCGCCGACCAGAATTCCCATTGAACCGGAGACATATGAAATCGGCCCCACGCGATTCCATACTTTTTTCGATAACACAACGCCAATTATCGCGGCCACAAAGGATGGCAGATAGATGTTACTGATTAATACGCCCTTTCCTGCAATAAACTCGGACAGCTGATATGCTATAACTGCCACAACAGCGACGCCGACCAAACACTCCATAAACGGTGCTCTGCCGCTCTTTATCATTTTGGCAGATATTATAACAGGGATAAGGAACCCTGCCACGTTAATAGAGAGTATGGTATTTTCATACCAGTAAATCGGTATGTCCGGTATGAACCTGAATGCGACAATCGAACCGAGCAATAGCACGAGCGTTTCAAAAACAGTGAATCCTATATCTCGAAACGCCTTGATGACTACGTACAAAATAAATGCCAAGGCAAAAACCATCAGCCCTATAAGCATCAAGGTATATAGCTGGTTTCCGAACATCGATTTTAAATACACCTATTTATTTTTAGGACCGATCACGGCTTTTTCAGACCGCGCAATCTTTCTTCTAACACTGCCAGCAGAATCGTATCTCTGTCCCGGTCCAGGTCGTTTGGTTGCAGCCCCACTCTTTGGAACGAGTCTGATTCTTCCTTTTCTACCCTTCACCTGAATCCATTCTACACTTCCTGTTTTACCCAAAACTATCATCTCTCCTTTATAATGTCGCTGACCTTTTCTTTGAGAATTGTGCTAACAAGCTTCCCATCTACTTTGCCTCTGAGTTCCGTCATCACCACGCCCATCAAAGGCCCGATTACCCCATATCCTTTTTCTTTAATAAAGGCTCTCTTAGATAGTACAACTCCCTCTATAATACTTTCGATTGCCATCCTATCCAGCGTCCGCAGACCAAAATCAGAGGCAATGTCTTCTGCAGTTTTATCCGGGTTGTTTGCCAGACCTTCAAGTACTCGTAGAATGCCTTCTTTGGCAATTTTGTTGGCACATATCAATTCAAACAGTTCGATGAAATGCATAGCCTCCAAATTCTGAACGGGCACGCCCTCCCTCTTAAGTTTTGAAGTCGTTGCCTCCAGGGTCATGACTACCAGGGTTGGAGAGACGTTTAACCTCATAATCCGCTCGAAAAGAGGTGCGTTTGCCGAGCGTGTGATTAATTCAGCAAGCTCCTCATTAAGGCCATATTCCTTCATATATCGCTCTTTGCGCTCCTGAATAAGTTCTGGAAGGGAGCATTTGATTTGCTTTAATCTCTTTTCGGATATCCTGACCGGCAGCACGTCCGTTTCTGGATACATTCGTGCAGCGCCTGGAAGTGGCCTCATATAGGCAGAATTACCATCTGGCAGGGCCCGTCTCGTCTCTTCAGGCACTCCATCCAGTGCCTCATTGGCCCGCTTAACTACGGCATTCAGTGCAGAACGCACCCGCTCTTCGTCACCTGCGGCGATCACGACGCAGTCGTCTGGACCTGCACGAAGTTTTTTACGGACCATATCGACCTCTCCATTCGTGATGCCGTACTTTGGCACCTCATCGGTGTGAAAAATTCCGCCCACGCCAAATCGTTTTGCCTGATCTGAGAACTCGGTGCCAAGCCTGCGGCTATGTTGGATTTCGCACCCCACCAATCCACCGAATTTGGAGAGATTGACCGCCATAGCGATGCCGCTTTTCAGCGCATTGCACATGGTATTGGCAAATATATCACTTACATCTATCACATTGGCTTTTATCCTCTTGGCACCGCGCTTCTTGAGTTCATCGCGAATTCTCAATAATCCTACTTGACGGGTTACTTCATTCTCCACGATCGACTCGATCAAATTGAGGGTCTGCACGCCCTTTATCTCCACCCTCGCCCCCTCTGCAATCGAGATGTTGATGTCCTGTCGAATGGTGCCTATGCCTCTTTTTACTTTTCCAGTAGAGCGCAGGATAATTCCGATGTGTTCAGCGACGGAACGTGCTTGTTTGGGCGTTGTGATGTACGGTGCGGTTCCTATTTCGACCAATGGAATTCCCAACCGATCAAGTGAGTATGTTATGTCGCCCCCTGATACCCTCTGTGCCGCCTCCTCCTCCAGACAGAGTATATCGATTCGAACTACATTGCCATCCACGACGACGCTTCCGTCCGAGGCGATAAGAGCAGTTCGCTGAAAACCTGACGTGTTTGACCCATCGATGACGATCTTTCTCATCGTGTGGGTTTCATCGACCACCACCATATTCAACAGGAGGGCGACTTCAAGTGCTATCTCCAGAGCCTCCGGATTTAACACTCGTGGAGGTTCTTCATCGTTTTCAACTAAACATGTCGTGTCATATCCTTTGTAGACGAATCGCCGTCGCACCTGCGCCTCTTCCAGAACTGCCCTGTCAATTTCGCCCAATTCGCTTTCGGTCATATGGAGATGTCGATGTATCTCATAAATCGGCTCATTATTATCTCTCAACTTCGTTGGACAGCCACAGAACAACTTACTTGCAGTATCCAATTGTTGATGGACTTCCAGGCCAGCCTTCAGCCCTAATCGCCGATAGTCAACCATAAGTGGATCTCTCACTGATTTCTCCAGCTAAACTGGTTTGCATTAACTGCCTGACCTCTCCTTGGTCATTCGTCTTGTCCAGCACCCACATCAGTTTGACGAGTGCGACTTCGGGTAGCATATCCTCTCCTTCGATGATGCCTGCCTTGAGCAGGTCCCTGCCCGTATCGTACACGCGGTCACAAACCCTACCGCTGAGGCATTGGGACGTCATTATTACATGCATGCCGTTATCGACTGCCCTTCTTATCGATGGAATCCACTCAGTGGATACATGTCCCAGTCCAGTGCCCTCGATTACCATGCCCCTGTAGCCCGCATCTGCATAATGGTCCACTATCATCGGACTTGCCCCTGGGAAGAATTTGACCAGCGCACATTTTGTCTCCAGACCCTCCTCTAAAACCAGCTCCTGCACGTTTCTCTTTTGATATGGCGCATGTTGAAAGGGATATATCACTTTATCTTTATAATTCACCAGTCCAATTGGTTTGGCATTAATCGACTGGAACGCATCTCTTTTTGAGGTGTGCATCTTCCGTACTCGCGTTCCTCTGTGTATCAAACACTGGTCGTCAGAGGAGGTCGCATGCATCACCACCGTAACCTCGGCGATGTCACTCGTCGCCACCCTGGCAGCGCAAACCGTGTTCACCACGTTATCGCTACTCGGCCTGTCAGCGCTCCGTTGTGAACCCACGAGCACGATTGGTACTGGCGTCTTTAGCATAAATGACAGCGCAGCAGCTGTATATGTCATGGTATCCGTCCCGTGAGTGATCATCACGCCATCAGCGCCCTTCTTGACCTCATCGGCGACCGCTCTTGCCAGCTCCTGCCAGTATTCAGCTTTCATATTCTCGCTTAAAATGCTGTAGACGACTCTGCCATCGAAGTTCGCAATCTCTGTCAGTTCAGGTATGGCGCTGAGTATATCCTCGACGCTAAACTGGCTGGTCACTGCCCCTGTTCGATAATCCACTTTACTCGCTATCGTACCACCGGTGGACAGGATGGAAACCTTTGGTAGCGCTCGGTTGCCTGGCGGGGCGGATGCCTTTTTCCTTCGTGCGATTTTTGTCCCCTTTTTCAGAACCGTGATTTTGGTGCCCTTCTTTATTCCAACATTATAGCCGTTATCGAGCTTAAGGACGATATATTCGCCAGTGGGGGGCATCATGAGTCCAGTATAAGTGACGTCGTCCTTTTTAATTCGAACACGGTCGCCTGCCTTCATTTGTGTACACCAAGTTTGCCAACGGCTACATCCAATTTTTTATGGCACGTAAATGCCGTTTCAGTTTTCCCTTTCAGATTTTTTATATTGCCTGTAATGCTCTCCTTTCTACTTTTGATCATTCTAACGGTCTCTTCTGGTGCTGGTCCCCCTCTGATCTTGCGTGTTTTTACATTGGACACCACATCGAGTGCAACATCGACCGATTTTTGTGAAAGCCCCAACTCGCTCAGTCGTTTTCCTATTACCTTTTCAGATATGGCATCGATGTGCTTCAGCGTGCGTCCCCCTTTCTTGGTCAATGTCCCGACGATTTGGTGCGCTGTTCTGAATGATACTCCTGCCTCTCTGACGATGGTATCTGCCAATTCTGTTGCCGTGGTGAATCCCATCTCTGCTTTGTCTCGCATCACATCGACCTTTACCTGCATCGTATCGACCACGTCAGCCACCATCCTCGATGACGCTCTGGTCATCGCAATCGCCCTCAATAAATGGGGTGTGACTTCCTGCAGGTCTCTGTTATAGCTGTATGGCAGCGCTTTGCAGATGGTGAGCGCCGACATCAATGCACCATAAGTTGAACCTGCTTTTGCCCTTATTAGTTCCAACACATCTGGGTTCTTTTTCTGTGGCATAATGGAACTGGTGGATGCATAACGGTCATCCAGTTCGATAAAGTCGAATTCTGGCGTGCTCCAGAGTATCAATTCCTCTGCGATACGGCTCAAATTCGTCATTATATTCGAAAACGCTGACATGCACTCTATGGCAAAATCCCTCGTGCTTACCGCGTCCATCGAGTTTTCTACAAGGTCGTCAAATCCAAGTAGCTGTGCCGTTCTTTCCCTGTTGATCGGAAAGCCGGTTGAAGCAAATGCTGCTGCGCCGAGCGGGCACAGATTAACCCGCGCATATGCATCGCACAGCCTGTCAAAATCGCGCTCAAGCGCATCTACATATGCGATTAAATGGTGGGCAAAGGTGGTGGGCTGGGCATGCTGAAGATGGGTAAATCCTGGCATTATCGTCTCAGTATGGCTCTCTGCCAGCTTGATTAACACCTGCCTCAACTCATTTAACTCATGCATCAGCCCAAGCAACTCGCCTCTAAGTGCAATTCTGATGCATGTGGCAACCTCGTCATTGCGCGACTTAGCAGTGTGCATCCTTCCGCCAACATCTTCGCCGATGGATTCTATGAGTTTGGATTCGAGTGCCATGTGAACGTCTTCATACGCCAAATTAATGCCTGTCGTGCCCTCCTTCTTTATGCCATCCAGCGCCTTCAGTATGGTGGAGCAGTCAGCTTTGGAGATGATACCCTGCTCACACAACATTACGACGTGTGCCCTGTTGACGAGAATTGCGGAATCGAAAATCCATTCATCTACTTCTGGAGAAGACGTAAACTTCGCCGTCTCCCTGTCTACATCAGATGATAGGCGCCCCCTGCGTAAAATATCTCTCATAATGTTCACGATTCGTACTCTGTCCCTATTTGGATTTAACTGTATTTGTGGAAAAAGTTTTGTATTGCACCACTAAGCATGATAATATGGCAAATGTTGAAACACCTGTCAGTCGAAGATATCCGAAGGATAACTTCTGAACGAAGGTTGCATAACCAATCTTCTGAATAAAATATTCCTATGGAATATTTTCGGTTACAACTGTCACAGACATCCGTCTGTTAAATTCAACAAAGCACATATTTCTCGCTATCGTGGGAATGTGACATACATCAAATATTTAAGCACTAATAATTAATTAATGTATGTGAATTGATATGGACTTGACAGCAGTTATTAAAAAAGGGGATAAGCAATTTGTAGCTTTATGCCCCGAGCTTGATATCGTTAGTCAAGGGTTACAGCATTGAAGAAGCGTTAAAGAACTTAAAAGAAGCATCTGAGCTGTTTATTGACACGATGGGGTTACCTGATGATATCAAGGAAAGCGATACAATTATTGCAAGATTTGAGGTAGGGACTCATGAAAAACTACCTGTGCTGTCAGGGCGTGAACTGATAAAAATTCTTGCAAAAATAGGATTCTCCCCAGTGAGGCAGAAAGGTAGCCACATAATTCTGGTAAATGAGACAAATTTATTAAATGACATGCAGTTCATTTTTAATTGAACTGTGAAATTACAAAAACAATAGAATCGGGCAGATTTATAGGTATCCAACCGGCATAACATATAACGGCTCGTGTCCCCTTGGGAGATGTAATAGTTCCGCGACTTCATCATCCATGAATGCGCCGATCACAACGGTACCCAACCCCAATGCCTCTGCCTGCAGATGTATGTTTTGTCCCACGTGACCGACCTCCATGTGGGCATATCTGACCCCTCTGTTTCCATATCGGTCTGTTATCCTTCCATATTCTGCTGTTATGACTATCGAAATCGGCGCATCCGCCATGAACATCTGCGCCACACACGCCCTTGCCAGTGGCTCGCGAAGGTCCCCCTCTACGAGAAGTCTCGTGGAATGCTCATGTGGGTCATAGTGGTAGACCCCTACACCGAGCTCCTCGACTCCACCAACCACGACGTATATGTCCAGTGGATACTGTGCGCCAGCGCTCGGCGCAGCCCTGAAAAATCTTCTTCCTGGGTCAGGGTCGGTGATTCCCTGCGCAGACCAGAGAAGCTGGGATAGCTGCTCCTTCGTCAAAGCGATGTCTTTGAAACTTCTTTCAGATCTCCTCCCTTTTATCGCCTCTTCTAACGATATATCTCCTTTTAGTCTTGGATTTGGCAACATTGTTACACCTCCATTTTGTACCATTTCTTCTCTCTCGATACAACCAGCGACCGATATGCCAACAAGTCCCAGCCCCACTCCAGCCGCGGCACGGATGAATCTCCTTCTCGAGATGCTATCTTCAAATTGATTCATCTTGCCCACCTCTTATATATATTATATGTCTTATGAGTTATATATGTAATTTTCGATGAAAGTGCATGACTTAGGAGAGAGGGCTCTCATAACTCGGATTTCAAAATTACTGCCTCATGGTGTGGTCCTCGGCGCTGGAGAGGATGACTGCGCAGTTTTGGATTGGAATGGGGACGAGTACCTTCTAATGACCACCGACATGCTTCACCAGAGAACTGATTTTCCAGATGAGATGACTCCCTGGCAGATGGGCTGGATGTCGATTGCTGTGAGTCTGAGCGATGTCGCTGCAATGGGCGGAAAGCCGTTTGCCCTCGTCGCTGCAATGGGGCTTCCAAGAGATACTGACGTGGGGTTTGTTGACGGCATGGTAGAAGGAATGAATGCGTGCGCAGAAAAGTTCGGCGTTTCCATCGTCGGTGGGGACACGGATGAGCATGACGAACTTACTATAGTCTGCACTGTGCTGGGGCGGGTAAAAAAAGATGGGTTGCTCAGGCGCAGTGGCGCCAACGTGGGCGACATGGTCTGCGTGACTGGAGAGCTTGGCACTGCAGAAGCAGGTCTTCAAGCGCTCAGCAGAGAGATTCCGCAAAACTCTAAAAAGAGGTTGACGAAAAAATTGTTCGAGCCACAGCCCAGAGTTAACGAGGGCATCGCCCTATCCGAATCAGGTGTGGTGACGTCCATGATGGACATCAGCGATGGTCTTGCGCTTTCGCTGCACGACATGAGCAAAGCGAGCAGCGTCGGCTTTCTTATTTATGGAGATAAACTGCCAGTTCTGGATGAAGTAAAAGTCATTTCTTCCGGCTTGAATTTGCCGTTATATGGCGCAGGCGATTTTGAGCTTCTGTTTACCATTAAACCCAACGCTCTGGGGCGAGCAAGAAAAGCATGTCAATTTACTGTGATAGGCGAAGTCACTCATGGCGATATTTTAATCAAAAAAGATGGTTTGACCGAAAAGATTGAGGCAAGAGGGTATGAGCATTTTATATGCGTCTCCAATCAGTCCACTCAAGGCTAGCCATTGGTGCATGTGGGTCCACATGGCAAGTTCCGCACCTATATCCCGCATATTCAAAGTGGCATCCTACGCACCCCATCGTCCGATGTGGGTGATTGAAATGGCAGCCAAAGGCGGTGCAGCTAATCGCCTGCGGGTGCTGAGGATGACAATCCACGCAGCTCGATGCGAAGTCATATGTGAATGTTCGCAGAGCATCCCTATGCTCCCCCACGAACGTGTTATGCGCTTCATTGTATTTCTTCAGCACATCATATTCTCGCACATGACAATCGGCGCAAGCCTCTTTTGATACATCTGGATATGGTGCAATCCCCACCATATGGTGTGGATCATCTCCATGACATGAGAAGCAATCGGCGTTAGTAATATACCTCACTCCATGTGGCCTATGGCATTTAACGCAGTTCGGCGTGTATTCATGCCTGACATGGCAGCCACCACATGTCACGCCCACGTGCGCTCCAACCATCGCAGTTGGCTCTGCGTGGCATGTTGCACAATCTTCTATCATGGATATTGCCCTTCTTGCCACGTGAAGTGTGTGACAGGCAGTGCAGGTGGCGTTAGCGAAATGCTGAGCCTCCATTGGATGACATCCTAAACAGGTTTCCGTCGATACATTGGCGGATGGCATCTCGTATTCGTCAAGATGATATAGCAGTATCATGCGCATCGTTGACCCTCTGAACTCTGGCTCACCTGTTACCACTAATTCATCTCCTATGAAAGGAATCGTCACGTCCT
It includes:
- a CDS encoding PIN domain-containing protein; this encodes MFLDSSAVIEHFIGSSKGKRVKEILTTESCYASSISLSEIALWCYREGENVDYFFKETKEIVDILDLSEEIYKEGARITFERKKVNENFGLMDGLILACARSIRQKLLTRDPHFKGLDDVIIL
- the thiL gene encoding thiamine-phosphate kinase, encoding MKVHDLGERALITRISKLLPHGVVLGAGEDDCAVLDWNGDEYLLMTTDMLHQRTDFPDEMTPWQMGWMSIAVSLSDVAAMGGKPFALVAAMGLPRDTDVGFVDGMVEGMNACAEKFGVSIVGGDTDEHDELTIVCTVLGRVKKDGLLRRSGANVGDMVCVTGELGTAEAGLQALSREIPQNSKKRLTKKLFEPQPRVNEGIALSESGVVTSMMDISDGLALSLHDMSKASSVGFLIYGDKLPVLDEVKVISSGLNLPLYGAGDFELLFTIKPNALGRARKACQFTVIGEVTHGDILIKKDGLTEKIEARGYEHFICVSNQSTQG
- a CDS encoding type II toxin-antitoxin system HicA family toxin; the protein is MISLVKGYSIEEALKNLKEASELFIDTMGLPDDIKESDTIIARFEVGTHEKLPVLSGRELIKILAKIGFSPVRQKGSHIILVNETNLLNDMQFIFN
- a CDS encoding AbrB/MazE/SpoVT family DNA-binding domain-containing protein; amino-acid sequence: MLEIEMKVGPKGQVVIPQVFRKALKIFPRSEVIFKIESDKLILEKPRDDSIKIFREIAKSAPLFTRRIHPHESHEEELEERLG
- the gatE gene encoding Glu-tRNA(Gln) amidotransferase subunit GatE; protein product: MVDYRRLGLKAGLEVHQQLDTASKLFCGCPTKLRDNNEPIYEIHRHLHMTESELGEIDRAVLEEAQVRRRFVYKGYDTTCLVENDEEPPRVLNPEALEIALEVALLLNMVVVDETHTMRKIVIDGSNTSGFQRTALIASDGSVVVDGNVVRIDILCLEEEAAQRVSGGDITYSLDRLGIPLVEIGTAPYITTPKQARSVAEHIGIILRSTGKVKRGIGTIRQDINISIAEGARVEIKGVQTLNLIESIVENEVTRQVGLLRIRDELKKRGAKRIKANVIDVSDIFANTMCNALKSGIAMAVNLSKFGGLVGCEIQHSRRLGTEFSDQAKRFGVGGIFHTDEVPKYGITNGEVDMVRKKLRAGPDDCVVIAAGDEERVRSALNAVVKRANEALDGVPEETRRALPDGNSAYMRPLPGAARMYPETDVLPVRISEKRLKQIKCSLPELIQERKERYMKEYGLNEELAELITRSANAPLFERIMRLNVSPTLVVMTLEATTSKLKREGVPVQNLEAMHFIELFELICANKIAKEGILRVLEGLANNPDKTAEDIASDFGLRTLDRMAIESIIEGVVLSKRAFIKEKGYGVIGPLMGVVMTELRGKVDGKLVSTILKEKVSDIIKER
- a CDS encoding SagB/ThcOx family dehydrogenase, coding for MNQFEDSISRRRFIRAAAGVGLGLVGISVAGCIEREEMVQNGGVTMLPNPRLKGDISLEEAIKGRRSERSFKDIALTKEQLSQLLWSAQGITDPDPGRRFFRAAPSAGAQYPLDIYVVVGGVEELGVGVYHYDPHEHSTRLLVEGDLREPLARACVAQMFMADAPISIVITAEYGRITDRYGNRGVRYAHMEVGHVGQNIHLQAEALGLGTVVIGAFMDDEVAELLHLPRGHEPLYVMPVGYL
- a CDS encoding DUF1614 domain-containing protein → MLIGLMVFALAFILYVVIKAFRDIGFTVFETLVLLLGSIVAFRFIPDIPIYWYENTILSINVAGFLIPVIISAKMIKSGRAPFMECLVGVAVVAVIAYQLSEFIAGKGVLISNIYLPSFVAAIIGVVLSKKVWNRVGPISYVSGSMGILVGADVVRLNEILAYQSPTLTVLSIGGAGIFDAIFIAGIIAVTLGILTMPLARMTEGQR
- a CDS encoding DUF5350 domain-containing protein, with amino-acid sequence MGKTGSVEWIQVKGRKGRIRLVPKSGAATKRPGPGQRYDSAGSVRRKIARSEKAVIGPKNK
- the argH gene encoding argininosuccinate lyase, translated to MRDILRRGRLSSDVDRETAKFTSSPEVDEWIFDSAILVNRAHVVMLCEQGIISKADCSTILKALDGIKKEGTTGINLAYEDVHMALESKLIESIGEDVGGRMHTAKSRNDEVATCIRIALRGELLGLMHELNELRQVLIKLAESHTETIMPGFTHLQHAQPTTFAHHLIAYVDALERDFDRLCDAYARVNLCPLGAAAFASTGFPINRERTAQLLGFDDLVENSMDAVSTRDFAIECMSAFSNIMTNLSRIAEELILWSTPEFDFIELDDRYASTSSIMPQKKNPDVLELIRAKAGSTYGALMSALTICKALPYSYNRDLQEVTPHLLRAIAMTRASSRMVADVVDTMQVKVDVMRDKAEMGFTTATELADTIVREAGVSFRTAHQIVGTLTKKGGRTLKHIDAISEKVIGKRLSELGLSQKSVDVALDVVSNVKTRKIRGGPAPEETVRMIKSRKESITGNIKNLKGKTETAFTCHKKLDVAVGKLGVHK
- the gatD gene encoding Glu-tRNA(Gln) amidotransferase subunit GatD, with translation MKAGDRVRIKKDDVTYTGLMMPPTGEYIVLKLDNGYNVGIKKGTKITVLKKGTKIARRKKASAPPGNRALPKVSILSTGGTIASKVDYRTGAVTSQFSVEDILSAIPELTEIANFDGRVVYSILSENMKAEYWQELARAVADEVKKGADGVMITHGTDTMTYTAAALSFMLKTPVPIVLVGSQRSADRPSSDNVVNTVCAARVATSDIAEVTVVMHATSSDDQCLIHRGTRVRKMHTSKRDAFQSINAKPIGLVNYKDKVIYPFQHAPYQKRNVQELVLEEGLETKCALVKFFPGASPMIVDHYADAGYRGMVIEGTGLGHVSTEWIPSIRRAVDNGMHVIMTSQCLSGRVCDRVYDTGRDLLKAGIIEGEDMLPEVALVKLMWVLDKTNDQGEVRQLMQTSLAGEISERSTYG
- a CDS encoding type II toxin-antitoxin system VapC family toxin, which gives rise to MIYLDSTVLIYAILYADERGEWARNLLENVKVGERIAATSALTFDEVFWKVKKEKSFNAALRAGEAFLTMPNLTFISVDDEVLWESLALIKQYKLDPRDAIHAACAITHGSYTIISEDTDFDKIAVLSREWMW